In the genome of Mauremys mutica isolate MM-2020 ecotype Southern chromosome 8, ASM2049712v1, whole genome shotgun sequence, one region contains:
- the SPRY4 gene encoding protein sprouty homolog 4, which produces MEPRIPHNITVVPNSVMVQPLLDSRIPYGRLQHPLTILPIDQMKITHVENDYTDNPSLAQLAAQKRPRGHHEPTLISQHLQRCEQDVTHPWISFSGRPSSISSSSSTSSDQRLLDHMVPAPVVDQSSPRAVRIQPKVINCKPMDLKGPMSQELDKHFLLCEACGKCKCKECALPRTLPSCWVCNQECLCSAQNLVNYSTCMCLVKGVFYHCTNEDDEGSCADHPCSCSHSNCCARWSFMGALSLVLPCLLCYLPATGCVKLSQRCYDQVSRPGCRCKNTNSVICKVALDGKASRPEKPF; this is translated from the coding sequence ATGGAGCCCCGGATTCCCCACAACATAACTGTGGTCCCAAACTCCGTCATGGTACAGCCGTTACTGGACAGTCGGATCCCATATGGGAGGCTGCAGCATCCGCTCACCATCCTGCCTATTGACCAGATGAAGATTACTCACGTTGAGAATGACTACACAGACAATCCCAGCCTTGCCCAGCTGGCAGCACAGAAGCGCCCCCGAGGCCACCATGAACCCACGCTGATCAGCCAGCACCTGCAGAGATGTGAGCAGGATGTCACCCACCCCTGGATCTCTTTCAGTGGGCGGCCCAgctccatcagcagcagcagcagcacgtctTCTGACCAAAGGCTCTTGGATCATATGGTGCCGGCTCCCGTGGTGGATCAGTCCTCCCCGAGAGCGGTCCGGATACAGCCCAAGGTGATTAATTGCAAACCCATGGATCTGAAGGGACCCATGTCTCAGGAGCTTGACAAGCACTTTTTACTGTGTGAAGCCTGTGGGAAATGCAAGTGCAAGGAGTGTGCCCTGCCGAGGACTTTGCCTTCTTGCTGGGTGTGCAACCAGGAGTGTCTCTGCTCTGCACAGAACCTGGTCAATTACTCCACGTGCATGTGTCTGGTGAAGGGAGTCTTCTACCACTGCACTAACGAGGATGACGAGGGTTCCTGTGCAGAccacccctgctcctgctcccattcgAACTGCTGTGCCCGCTGGTCTTTCATGGGTGCCCTCTCTCTGGTCCTGCCTTGCTTGCTGTGCTACTTGCCAGCCACCGGCTGCGTGAAACTATCCCAGAGATGCTATGACCAAGTGAGCCGGCCTGGATGTAGATGTAAAAACACAAACAGTGTCATCTGCAAGGTGGCGCTGGATGGCAAAGCAAGCAGGCCAGAAAAGCCTTTCTga